The segment AGAATATAATGAAACATTGAATAAGGCAAAGGTGCTTATAAAAGCAATAAAGCTTGCTGAGGAGGGCTTAATTTGATTCTCATAATAGACAATTATGACTCATTTACATTTAATCTGGTTCAGTATTTCGGTGAGCTTGGCGCTGAAATGGAAATTTACAGAAATGACAAAATAACACTGGGTCAAATAAAAAACAAAAAAAACCTGAAAAAAATAGTCATCTCTCCAGGTCCATGCACACCAAAAGAGGCAGGTATCTCTAAAGATGTTATCAAATCATTTTACAAGAAAATTCCAATACTAGGTGTATGTTTAGGACATCAGTGTATTGGGGAAGTCTTTGGAGCGAAAATAGTCAGAGCCAAAAGACTTATGCATGGAAAAACTTCTATGATTTATCATGACAGCAGCACAATATTTAGAAATATTTCTAATCCGTTTGAAGCTACGCGATATCATTCTCTTGAAATAGAGAGAGAATCTCTCCCTGCCTGCTTCCAGATATCTGCATGGACTGAACAGAATGAAATAATGGGAATCAGACATAAGAAATACCCGATTGAAGGTGTCCAATTCCATCCGGAATCAATCCTCACTAAGGAAGGCAAAAAAATACTTAAAAACTTTTTAAAGCTGGAATAGGAGACTATTGTGATTAAAGAAATAATTCAGAAGGTTGTAGATGGGTGCGATCTTACAGAAGACGAGGCGCGAGGAACAATGGAAGAAATTATGGACGGCAAAGCAACTGCTTCTCAAATCGCGTCTTTTATAACAGCTCTCAGAATAAAAGGTGAGACTGTGGAGGAAATTACAGGATGTGCAAAGGTGATGAGAGAAAAAGCGGAAAGAATCTATGTTAAGAATGAGCTGGATGTAGTTGATACATGCGGAACAGGTGGAGACAAGGCTGATACATTCAACGTCTCTACAGCGTGCGCAATCGTAGCTTCAGGGGGCGGAGTTGTTGTTGCAAAACACGGCAACAGATCTGTATCTAGTAAATGCGGAAGTGCGGATGTAATGAAAGAGATGGGAATAAACATAGATATTCCTCCAAAAAAGGTTGAGGAATGCATCAATAATATAGGCATCGGATTCTTGTTTGCACCACTCTTTCATAAAGCTATGAAATATGCAATTGGTCCTAGAAGAGAAATAGGCATAAGAACAATTTTTAATATTCTGGGTCCGCTCACTAATCCGGCTAATGCCAGATATCAGATTTTGGGAGTATATGATCCGAATTTAACAGATAAATTAGCAAATGTTCTTAAGAATATGGGGTCAAAAAGAGCTTTTGTTGCATATGGAGAAGGCGGTTTTGACGAGATAAGCATTACAGGAAAAACAAGAATCAGCGAGCTTAAAAATGGAGAGATAAAAACATATTTTATAGAACCTCGCGATTTTGGTCTATCCACTGGGAAAAAAGAAGATATTAAAGGCGGCGATGCAGCTGAAAACGCAAAAATCATTATAAAAATACTAAAGGGTGAAAAAGGGGCAAGGAGAGATATCGTTGTTCTGAATTCTGCTCATATCTTTGTAGCAACAGGAAAAGCTAAAGATATAAGAGAAGGCATA is part of the bacterium genome and harbors:
- a CDS encoding aminodeoxychorismate/anthranilate synthase component II — its product is MILIIDNYDSFTFNLVQYFGELGAEMEIYRNDKITLGQIKNKKNLKKIVISPGPCTPKEAGISKDVIKSFYKKIPILGVCLGHQCIGEVFGAKIVRAKRLMHGKTSMIYHDSSTIFRNISNPFEATRYHSLEIERESLPACFQISAWTEQNEIMGIRHKKYPIEGVQFHPESILTKEGKKILKNFLKLE
- the trpD gene encoding anthranilate phosphoribosyltransferase → MIKEIIQKVVDGCDLTEDEARGTMEEIMDGKATASQIASFITALRIKGETVEEITGCAKVMREKAERIYVKNELDVVDTCGTGGDKADTFNVSTACAIVASGGGVVVAKHGNRSVSSKCGSADVMKEMGINIDIPPKKVEECINNIGIGFLFAPLFHKAMKYAIGPRREIGIRTIFNILGPLTNPANARYQILGVYDPNLTDKLANVLKNMGSKRAFVAYGEGGFDEISITGKTRISELKNGEIKTYFIEPRDFGLSTGKKEDIKGGDAAENAKIIIKILKGEKGARRDIVVLNSAHIFVATGKAKDIREGITLAENSIDSGAALNKLNALREETNKNF